ATGATGATCTGGAGGATCTCCACGTTCACCTCTCGTGGGAAGTCTGGACGATCGGTCAGTCTACCGCAGTGCCGGGGTCTCCCCCGGCGCCGCGGCGCGCGTCACGTGCCGACGTGATGCGTGAAGCGACTGATGGCGGCGAACTCGACCGGGTCGAGGCTCGCACCGCCGACGAGCGCGCCGTCGACGTCGGGCTGGCGCATGAAGCCTGCGATGTTCGCCGACTTCACCGAGCCGCCGTAGAGGATGCGCGTCGACTCGGCTGCCTCGGCGCCGCGGACGTCGGCGATGGCGGCGCGGATCGCGGCGCACACCTCCTGCGCCTGCTCCGCCGTCGCGGCCTGGCCGGAGCCGATGGCCCACACGGGCTCGTACGCGACGACGACGTCGCCTGCGGGCAGGTCGGCGAGGATCGTGCGGATCTGCTGCACCGGCACCGCGGAGGCGCCGTGCTGCTCGAGGTCCTCGGCCGTCTCGCCGATGCAGATGACCGGCGTCACCCCGTGGCGCAGCGCTGCAGCCGACTTGCGGCCGATGAGCTCGTCGGTCTCGCCGTGGATCTGGCGACGCTCCGAGTGGCCCACGAGCACGTACTGGCAGTCGAGACGCGCGAGGAACACGGGGCTGATCTCGCCCGTGTACGCGCCGGAGTCGTGCTCGGACACGTCCTGGCCGCCGTAGGCCAGATCGAAGCGCTCGGCCGCGACGAGCGACTGCACGCTGCGCAGGTCGGTGAAGGGCGGGAAGACCGCGACCTCCGCGTCCTTCGTGTCGTGCTTCGCGTCCTGCAGCGTCCAGGCGAGCTTCTGCACCACCCGGATCGCGTCCAGGTGGTCGAGGTTCATCTTCCAGTTGCCTGCGATGAGCGGGGTACGGGTCACCATCCGAGTGCCTCCAGTCCTGGCAGCCGCTTGCCCTCGAGGAACTCGAGGCTCGCACCGCCGCCGGTCGAGATGTGGTCGAAGTCGGAGTCTGCGAAGCCGAGCCTGCGCACCGCGGCCGCGGAATCCCCGCCGCCGACGACTCCGAGGCCATCGACCTCGGTGAGCGCCTGCGCGACGGCCTTCGTGCCCGCTGCGAACGCCGGCATCTCGAACACGCCCATCGGGCCGTTCCAGAACACCGTGCGGGATGCCGCGATGCGGGCGGCGAAGTCTGCGGCCGTGGTCGGGCCGATGTCGAGGCCGATGCCGGCGGCGCCGAAGGCGCTCGACTCGATGGCGGAGGCTTCGACGGTCTCGTGCGCGGCGTCGGCGTCGAACGCCTCCGCGACGACGACGTCCGTCGGCAGCACGATCTCGACGCCGGAGGCCTCGGCCTGGTGGAGGTAGCCGCGCACGGTCTCGAGCTGGTCGACCTCGAGCAGGCTCTTGCCGACGCCGTGGCCCTGGGCCGCGAGGAACGTGAAGAGCATGCCGCCACCGACGAGCAGCTGGTCGACGCGCGGCAGCAGGTGCTCGATCACGCCGAGCTTGTCGGAGACCTTCGAGCCGCCGAGCACGACCGTGTACGTGTGCTCGGGCGACTCGGTGAGGCGCGACAGCACGTCGAGCTCGCCCGCGACGAGGAGGCCGGCGGCGCTCGGCACGAGGCTCGCGACCTCGTAGACGCTCGCCTGCTTCCGGTGCACGACGCCGAAGCCGTCGGACACGAACGCGTCCGCGCCGTCGACGAGCTGCGCGGCGAAGGCCGCGCGTTCGGCCTCGTCCTTGCTCGTCTCCCGCGCGTCGAAGCGCAGGTTCTCGAGCAGCACGATGCCGCCGTCGGTCAGCGCGGCGCGCTTGGCGGCCGCATCCTCGCCGACGGTGTCGGTCGCGAACGCGACCGGGGTGCCGAGCAGCTCGCCGAGCCGCTCGGCGACCGGCGCCAGCGAGAACGCCGGGTTCGGCGAGCCGTCCGGACGCCCGAGGTGGGACATCGCCACGACCTTCGCGCCGGCATCCAGCAGATGGCGCAGCGTCGGCACGGAGGCCGCGATGCGGCCCTCGTCGCCGATGACGCCGTCCTTCAGCGGCACGTTGAGGTCGCACCGCACCAGCACGGTGCGGCCGGCGAGGTCCCCGAGGGACTCGAGCGTCCGGACCGGCATCAGAGCTTCGCGCCGACGTAGCTCGTCAGGTCGACGAGGCGGTTCGAGTAGCCCCACTCGTTGTCGTACCAGGACGACACCTTCACGAGGTTGCCGATGACCGACGTCAGGCCCGAGTCGTAGATCGACGAGTGCGGGTTGCCCTGGATGTCGCTCGAGACGAGCGGCTCGTCCGAGTACTGCAGGATGCCCTTGAGCGGGCCCTCGGCGGCGGCGCGGTACGCGTCGTTGATCTCCTCGACCGTGAGGCCGTCGCGCGTCACGAGCGTCAGGTCGACGATCGAGCCCGTGGGCACGGGCACGCGGTACGACGAGCCGTCGAGCAGGCCGTTGAGCTGCGGCAGCACGAGGCCGATGGCCTTCGCGGCACCCGTCGACGTCGGCACGATGTTGATCGCGGCGCCGCGTGCGCGACGGAGGTCCTTGTGCGGGCCGTCCTGCAGGTTCTGGTCGGCCGTGTAGGCGTGCGCCGTCATCATGAAGCCGCGTTCGATGCCGAAGGCCTCGTGGAACACGCCCGCGAGCGGTGCGAGGCAGTTCGTCGTGCACGAGGCGTTCGAGATGACGTGGTCGTTGGCCGGGTCGTAGTCGCCCTCGTTGATGCCCATGACGAACGTCGGGGCCGGGTCGGACGCCGGGGCCGAGATGATGACCTTCTTCGCGCCGGCCTCGATGTGCTGGCCGGCCTGGCCACCTTCGTGAAGATGCCGGTCGACTCGATGACGACGTCGGCGCCGAGGTCGCCCCACGGCAGCGCCTTCGGGTCGCGCTCTGCGAGGGCCTGGAACGTCTGGTCGCCGACCGTGATCGACGAGCCGTCGCTGTGGACGGGGACGTCGAGGACGCCGCCGACGGAGTCGTACTTGAGGAGGTGCGCGAGCGTCGCGTTGTCGGTGAGGTCGTTCACGCCGACGATCTCGATGTCGGCGCCCTGCTCGAGCGCCGCGCGGAGGAAGTTGCGACCGATGCGGCCGAAGCCGTTGATGCCAACCTTGGTGGTCATTCCTGCTCCCTGGGGGTGGGGTGGGGGTGATGCGGGAGGCCCGGCTCTCTCGTTCCGAGCCTCCCGCGGGGTGGTTCAGAGGGTGATGAGGCCCTGGGTCTTCGTGCGAGCGGCCTCGAAGCGCGCCTGCGCGTCCTGCCAGTTCACGATGTTCCAGAACGCCTTCACGTAGTCCGCCTTGACGTTGAGGTAGTCGAGGTAGAACGCGTGCTCCCACATGTCGAGCATGAGGATGGGCTGCGTGCCGACGGGCACGTTGCCCTGCTGGTCGAACAGCTGGAACACGTTGAGGCGCTCGGCGAGCGAGTCCCACGCGAGCACCGACCATCCGGAGCCCTGGATGGCCGTGGCGTTCGCGGCGAAGTGCGCCTGGAACTTCGCGTAGTCCCCGAAGAACTCGGCGATCGCGGCCGACAGCTCGCCCTCGGGCTCGCCGCCGCCGTCGCCGGCCAGGTTGTTCCAGAAGATCGTGTGGTTCGTGTGGCCGCCGAGGTGGAACGCGAGGTCCTTCTCGAGCTTGTTGATGCCACCGAAGTCGCCGGCGTCACGCGCAGCGGCGAGGCCGTCGAGGGCCGCGTTGGCACCGTCGACGTACGCCTTGTGGTGCTTGTCGTGGTGCAGCTCCATGATCTTGGCGCTGATGTGCGGCTCGAAGGAGTCGTACGGCAGCTCGGGCAGGGTGTAGACGGTCATGCGTGTCTCCTTCGATCGTCGATGGGCATTCGCGTACGTCTCGTACAGCGATCCTAGTCGCGCGGATGTTCCCGCGACGGGGCCTTGAGATGCGGCTCAGTCGAGCTCGGGGACGCGCCTCGGTGTCGGGGATGCCCCGATCCTCGGCCGTCTTGTCGGCGAGCGCGAGCAGGCGACGGATGCGGCCGGCGACGGCGTCCTTCGTCATCGGCGGGTCGGCGCGACGACCGAGGTCGTCGAGCGACGCGTCGCGGTGGTCGAGACGCAGGCGACCCGCGTACGCGAGGTGCTCGGGCGTCTCGTCGCCCAGGATCTCGAGGGCGCGCTCGACGCGCGCGCACGCCGCGACCGCCGCCTGCGCGCTGCGGCGCAGGTTCGCGTCGTCGAAGTTGACGAGGCGGTTCGCGTTCGCGCGCACCTCGCGCTGCTGGCGCAGCTGCATCCACGACTCGACGGTGTCGCTCGCGCCCATGGCGGAGAGCAGGCGCGAGATCGGCTCGGTGTCGCGCACGATGACGCGGTGCACGCCGCGCACCTCGCGCGACTTCGCGGGCACGCCGAGGCGCTGCGCGCGCCGACGATGGCCATGGCCGCCTCGCTGCCCGGGCTCGCGATCTCGAGCGCCGCCGATCGGCCGGGGTCGGTGAGCGAGCCGTGCGCGAGGAACGCGCCGCGCCACACGGCGGCGAGGTCCTCGAGCGAGCCCGTCGTGAGGCGGTTCGGCAGGCCGCGCACCGGGCGACGGCGAGCGTCGAGCAGGCCCGTCTGCCGGGCGAGCGTCTCGCCCTGCGCCACGACGCGCACGAGGTACGCGCGCTGGCGCGAGCCGCCCGAGATCACCGCGATCTCGGCACGCACCCCGTAGAGGTCGAGCAGGTCGCGTCCCAGGCGGCGCGCGATGGCGGCGGACTCGACCTCTCTCCACCGCCACGCGGCCGGAGATGACGTGGAGCCCGCCCGAGAAGCGCAGCAGGGAGGCGACCTCCGCTGCTCGCGCTTGCGGTCGCTGCACGCGCACGCGTGCGAGCTCCTCCTTGACGTCGTGCGTCAGGGTCACGTCACTCCCTTCCCAGGTCTCGGTGCTGCACCGTCACCGACACGCCGGAGTCGGCGAGGCGGGCGGCGAGATGCTCGGACATCGCCACGGAGCGGTGCTTGCCGCCCGTGCATCCGATGCCGAGCACGGCGTATCGCTTGTTCTCGCGGGCGTAGCCGGCCAGGACCGGCCGGAGCGCCTCGAGGTACGCGTCGGCGAACTCCGACGCGCCCTCCTGCGCGAGCACGTAGTCACGGACCGCCTCGTCGAGGCCCGTGTGCGACTTGAGCTCCGGCTGCCAGAACGGGTTCGGCAGGAAGCGCATGTCGGCGATGAGGTCGGCGTCCGGCGGCGTGCCGTACTTGAAGCCGAAGGAGAGCACGGTCAGGCGCACCTGATCCTCGCGGTCGCGCGAGAAGCGATCGCGCACGCGGTTCGTGAGCTCGTGGACGTTGATGTCGCTCGTGTCGAGCAGCACGTCGGCGACGTCGCGGATGCCCGAGAGGCGCGCGCGCTCGGTGCGGATGCCGTCGAGGATCGTGCCGTCCCCTGCAGCGGATGCGGGCGGCGCACGGCCTCGAAGCGGCGCACGAGCGTCGCGTCGGAGGCCTCGAGGTACACGACCGTGATCGGCATCTCGGTGCGGAGCGTCTCGATGAGGCGCATGGCGTCGTCGAAGAGCACGCCACCGCGCACGTCGACGACGATCGCGAGGCGCTGCAGCTGCTCGGACGCGGCGGGCACGAGATCGACGAGCTGGCGCAGCATGACGGGCGGCAGGTTGTCGACCACGTAGTAGCCGAGATCCTCGAGTGCGTTCGCGACAGTGGATCGACCAGCACCCGACATGCCGGTGATGATGAGCACCTCGCGCGCAGTCACGATCCCCCTCGTCCTTCGTCCTCCACCGTATCGGTTCTCAGGGAGGTGAAGACCTGCTCGGCGAGCCCCGGACCGAAGCCCTGCACCTCGGCGATCTGCTCGGGCGAGGCTGCACGGACCCGCTTCGCGGAGCCGAAGTGCTTGAGCAGCCTGCGCACGCGCTCCTCCCCCAGGCCCGGGATCGCCGAGAGCTCGCTCTGGATC
The sequence above is a segment of the Agrococcus jejuensis genome. Coding sequences within it:
- the tpiA gene encoding triose-phosphate isomerase; translation: MVTRTPLIAGNWKMNLDHLDAIRVVQKLAWTLQDAKHDTKDAEVAVFPPFTDLRSVQSLVAAERFDLAYGGQDVSEHDSGAYTGEISPVFLARLDCQYVLVGHSERRQIHGETDELIGRKSAAALRHGVTPVICIGETAEDLEQHGASAVPVQQIRTILADLPAGDVVVAYEPVWAIGSGQAATAEQAQEVCAAIRAAIADVRGAEAAESTRILYGGSVKSANIAGFMRQPDVDGALVGGASLDPVEFAAISRFTHHVGT
- a CDS encoding phosphoglycerate kinase, which gives rise to MPVRTLESLGDLAGRTVLVRCDLNVPLKDGVIGDEGRIAASVPTLRHLLDAGAKVVAMSHLGRPDGSPNPAFSLAPVAERLGELLGTPVAFATDTVGEDAAAKRAALTDGGIVLLENLRFDARETSKDEAERAAFAAQLVDGADAFVSDGFGVVHRKQASVYEVASLVPSAAGLLVAGELDVLSRLTESPEHTYTVVLGGSKVSDKLGVIEHLLPRVDQLLVGGGMLFTFLAAQGHGVGKSLLEVDQLETVRGYLHQAEASGVEIVLPTDVVVAEAFDADAAHETVEASAIESSAFGAAGIGLDIGPTTAADFAARIAASRTVFWNGPMGVFEMPAFAAGTKAVAQALTEVDGLGVVGGGDSAAAVRRLGFADSDFDHISTGGGASLEFLEGKRLPGLEALGW
- a CDS encoding superoxide dismutase yields the protein MTVYTLPELPYDSFEPHISAKIMELHHDKHHKAYVDGANAALDGLAAARDAGDFGGINKLEKDLAFHLGGHTNHTIFWNNLAGDGGGEPEGELSAAIAEFFGDYAKFQAHFAANATAIQGSGWSVLAWDSLAERLNVFQLFDQQGNVPVGTQPILMLDMWEHAFYLDYLNVKADYVKAFWNIVNWQDAQARFEAARTKTQGLITL
- a CDS encoding helix-hairpin-helix domain-containing protein, with product VQRLRDEAHRFAITFQRQQRSSAIQSELSAIPGLGEERVRRLLKHFGSAKRVRAASPEQIAEVQGFGPGLAEQVFTSLRTDTVEDEGRGGS